The following are encoded in a window of Tessaracoccus flavescens genomic DNA:
- the gluQRS gene encoding tRNA glutamyl-Q(34) synthetase GluQRS: MIVDRYAPSPTSDLHLGNLRTALAGWLLARSAGGRWLMRVEDLDTARVRAAAGVEARQLADLASLGLGWDGDVVRQSERLELYRDAVASLPTYECFCTRREIAEAASAPHDGYRAYPGTCRELTAARRAQLRAVRSPAIRVDARGASFTVDDVHAGPVTGEVDDFVLVRGDGQYAYNLAVVVDDVAMGVNHITRGVDLLSSAPRQAWLTAQLGGSPATYAHIGLVLNAEGQRLAKRDGAVSLRDLAADPSEVLALLSSSLGLGECRTTEEALAAMPGDQRFFQGATWVDGALAQEAAA, translated from the coding sequence ATGATCGTCGACCGCTACGCGCCGAGTCCGACCTCGGACCTCCACCTGGGCAACCTGCGCACCGCGCTGGCCGGATGGCTGCTCGCGCGCAGCGCAGGCGGAAGGTGGCTGATGCGGGTCGAGGACCTCGATACCGCCCGGGTGCGGGCGGCCGCCGGCGTCGAGGCCCGCCAGCTCGCCGATCTCGCCTCCCTCGGACTTGGCTGGGACGGCGACGTGGTGCGCCAGTCGGAGCGCCTCGAGCTGTACCGGGACGCGGTCGCCTCGCTTCCCACCTACGAGTGCTTCTGCACGAGGCGCGAGATCGCCGAGGCGGCCTCGGCGCCGCACGACGGGTACCGCGCCTACCCGGGCACCTGCCGCGAGCTCACCGCGGCGCGCCGTGCGCAACTGCGGGCAGTCCGCTCCCCCGCGATCCGGGTGGACGCGCGCGGCGCCAGCTTCACCGTCGACGACGTGCACGCCGGTCCGGTCACGGGCGAGGTGGACGACTTCGTCCTCGTCCGCGGGGATGGCCAGTACGCCTACAACCTCGCGGTCGTGGTCGACGACGTCGCGATGGGCGTCAACCACATCACGCGCGGGGTCGACCTGCTGAGCTCGGCGCCACGACAGGCGTGGCTGACTGCCCAGCTCGGCGGCTCACCCGCGACCTACGCCCACATCGGGCTGGTGCTCAACGCCGAAGGCCAGCGACTCGCCAAGCGCGACGGCGCCGTCTCGCTGCGGGACCTCGCCGCCGACCCGTCGGAGGTGCTGGCGCTGCTCAGCTCCTCGCTCGGTCTCGGCGAGTGCCGCACGACCGAAGAAGCGCTGGCCGCCATGCCTGGCGATCAGCGCTTCTTTCAGGGTGCGACCTGGGTCGACGGGGCGTTGGCTCAGGAAGCCGCGGCCTGA
- a CDS encoding helix-turn-helix transcriptional regulator has protein sequence MSARKSERLVNLLIALLSTRRFLTKRELREIVEAYRGSSDSAFERQFERDKEELRAIGVSIETGSNDVLFEDEEGYRINRADFELPEIAFTAAELSALALAGQVWQDSVAADHTAQAFEALSAGGAAPDPSLVPTVRPQVSIAEPDFDIVYDAVVRRVEVSFGYAGRPRRLQPWRMLQRRGRWYAFGYDPERGADRFFKLSRFTAPAAQVGRPGAFEVPAEALEWSNRLEPSNDATAVVALRDGISHNFGDVEPVDWPAPVPDGYTAVRVALVTRDAIVGEVAAAGPDAVLLDPPELRAQLIQHLREVSA, from the coding sequence ATGTCAGCCAGGAAGTCCGAGCGGTTGGTCAACCTGCTCATCGCCCTGCTCAGCACGCGTCGCTTCCTCACCAAGCGGGAGCTGCGCGAGATCGTGGAGGCGTACCGAGGCTCGAGCGACTCGGCGTTCGAGCGCCAGTTCGAGCGCGACAAGGAGGAACTCCGGGCGATCGGCGTCAGCATCGAGACGGGAAGCAACGACGTCCTCTTCGAAGACGAGGAGGGCTACCGGATCAACCGGGCCGACTTCGAACTGCCGGAGATCGCCTTCACCGCGGCGGAGCTGTCCGCCCTGGCCCTGGCCGGCCAGGTGTGGCAGGACAGCGTCGCGGCGGATCACACGGCCCAGGCCTTCGAGGCGCTCAGCGCCGGAGGGGCTGCGCCCGACCCGTCGCTCGTCCCGACGGTGCGCCCGCAGGTCAGCATCGCCGAGCCCGACTTCGACATCGTCTACGACGCCGTCGTGCGGCGGGTCGAGGTCTCCTTCGGCTACGCGGGACGACCCCGCCGGCTCCAGCCCTGGCGGATGCTGCAGCGCCGCGGACGCTGGTACGCCTTCGGCTACGATCCCGAGCGAGGGGCCGACCGGTTCTTCAAACTCTCCCGCTTCACCGCCCCCGCGGCCCAGGTCGGAAGACCCGGCGCGTTCGAGGTCCCAGCCGAGGCGCTCGAGTGGTCGAACCGGCTCGAGCCGAGCAACGACGCCACCGCCGTCGTTGCCCTGCGCGACGGCATCTCCCACAACTTCGGCGACGTGGAGCCCGTCGACTGGCCCGCACCGGTCCCCGACGGATACACCGCCGTACGGGTCGCACTGGTCACCCGTGACGCGATCGTCGGCGAGGTCGCGGCCGCCGGCCCCGACGCCGTCCTGCTCGACCCGCCGGAGCTGCGTGCCCAGCTGATCCAACATCTGAGGGAGGTCTCGGCATGA
- a CDS encoding helix-turn-helix transcriptional regulator → MRSGEQLTRLLRLVPYLSSRPGVQVSAVAEAFGVPPRQIIRDLEVLQFCGLPGGYIDDLFDVDIEAVRDEGRIDFRNAEVLNRPLRLRPAEAASLLAALRLVVDVAGESDAAATALRKLEAAVGSEDDRVSVAVTPTDPGRRAALSTAIAERRVVTLTYRRPGTPDGSVAEVEPARLRLVDGYSYLDAWSRPRGAWRSYRLDRIQAVQLSDERFEPRGEPPTGWFDDVPERLSLTVRDDARWIAEYFPTTSVVETGDGLCVTFPVASRDWAIGLILRLGVSVVDVSDADLHAEAKSRAREALAHYPHDVE, encoded by the coding sequence ATGAGATCCGGGGAACAGCTCACGCGACTTCTGCGTCTCGTGCCCTACCTGAGCTCACGGCCCGGCGTCCAGGTCTCGGCCGTCGCCGAGGCCTTCGGCGTCCCCCCGAGGCAGATCATCCGCGACCTCGAGGTGCTGCAGTTCTGCGGGCTCCCGGGAGGCTACATCGACGACCTCTTCGACGTGGACATCGAGGCCGTCCGGGACGAGGGACGCATCGACTTCCGCAACGCGGAGGTCCTCAACCGACCGCTGCGCCTGCGCCCCGCGGAGGCGGCGAGCCTGCTCGCTGCGCTCAGGCTCGTCGTCGACGTCGCGGGGGAGTCGGACGCGGCCGCCACCGCCCTGCGCAAGCTCGAGGCGGCCGTCGGCAGCGAGGACGACCGGGTGAGCGTCGCCGTCACCCCGACCGATCCCGGCCGACGCGCCGCGCTCAGCACCGCCATCGCCGAACGCCGCGTCGTGACGCTCACCTACCGGCGCCCCGGAACGCCGGACGGGTCCGTCGCCGAGGTCGAGCCCGCCCGGCTGAGGCTCGTGGACGGCTACTCGTACCTCGACGCCTGGAGCCGCCCACGCGGGGCCTGGCGCAGCTACCGGCTCGACCGGATCCAGGCGGTCCAACTCTCGGACGAGCGCTTCGAGCCGCGCGGCGAGCCGCCGACGGGATGGTTCGACGACGTCCCGGAGCGGCTGAGCCTGACGGTGCGCGACGACGCGCGGTGGATCGCCGAGTACTTTCCGACCACCTCCGTCGTCGAGACGGGTGACGGCCTGTGCGTCACCTTCCCCGTCGCCTCACGCGACTGGGCCATCGGGCTCATTCTCAGGCTGGGTGTCTCGGTGGTCGACGTCTCCGATGCCGACCTTCACGCCGAGGCGAAGTCCCGTGCCAGGGAGGCGCTCGCGCATTATCCGCACGACGTGGAGTAG
- a CDS encoding twin-arginine translocase TatA/TatE family subunit: protein MPPGGWELAIVLVVALLLFGGSRLAGVGKGMGRSIREFKDEVKGVEEKPQNPEVVDAEIVQPEIDRNRVENNHKTEN, encoded by the coding sequence ATGCCACCTGGTGGATGGGAACTGGCCATCGTGCTCGTCGTGGCCCTGCTGCTGTTCGGCGGCTCGCGCCTCGCCGGAGTCGGCAAGGGCATGGGTCGCTCGATCCGTGAGTTCAAGGACGAGGTCAAGGGCGTCGAGGAGAAGCCCCAGAACCCCGAGGTCGTGGACGCCGAGATCGTCCAGCCCGAGATCGACCGCAACCGGGTCGAGAACAACCACAAGACCGAGAACTGA
- the tatC gene encoding twin-arginine translocase subunit TatC yields MTAASAASTEEKPRRFGWLRPPQGGPGGTMSLYDHLRELRYRVTVAAAGIIVGALICIFFYTWLIDFFLAPWERAKRTLEASGASLEIVNTGVTQPFTLAVIVCVLGGVAIAAPIWLWQVWAFVAPGLVAKEKRYALTFVGVSLPLFFAGCALGYIVWPKGIEMLLGFTPDNKGITNLLDLQNFLGMEIKVMIVFGLSFLLPVVVVGLNMAGVVRGYQLKKARKGVIFGSVVLAAVATPTTDPFSMLALAVPVTGMFFIAEVICRAWDKKRGISEEQAEEFAIDLADGK; encoded by the coding sequence ATGACGGCCGCATCTGCTGCATCGACGGAGGAGAAGCCCCGTCGGTTCGGTTGGCTGCGGCCCCCGCAGGGCGGTCCCGGTGGGACGATGTCGCTGTACGACCATTTGCGGGAGCTGCGCTACCGCGTCACGGTCGCCGCCGCAGGCATCATCGTCGGGGCCCTGATCTGCATCTTCTTCTACACCTGGCTGATCGACTTCTTCCTCGCCCCCTGGGAGCGCGCGAAGCGGACCCTCGAGGCGTCCGGGGCAAGTCTGGAGATCGTCAACACCGGCGTCACCCAGCCGTTCACGCTCGCGGTGATCGTCTGCGTCCTCGGCGGTGTCGCGATCGCAGCGCCGATCTGGCTGTGGCAGGTCTGGGCCTTCGTTGCGCCGGGCCTCGTGGCCAAGGAGAAGCGCTACGCGCTGACCTTCGTGGGCGTCTCGCTCCCGCTGTTCTTCGCCGGCTGTGCGCTCGGTTACATCGTCTGGCCGAAGGGCATCGAGATGCTCCTCGGCTTCACCCCCGACAACAAGGGGATCACCAACCTGCTTGACCTCCAGAACTTCCTGGGCATGGAGATCAAGGTGATGATCGTCTTCGGGCTGAGCTTCCTGCTCCCCGTCGTCGTGGTCGGGCTGAACATGGCAGGCGTCGTGCGCGGCTACCAGCTGAAGAAGGCCCGTAAGGGCGTCATCTTCGGCAGCGTCGTGCTCGCCGCGGTCGCCACTCCGACGACCGACCCCTTCTCCATGCTCGCCCTCGCGGTCCCCGTCACCGGCATGTTCTTCATCGCAGAGGTCATCTGCCGGGCATGGGACAAGAAGCGCGGCATCTCGGAGGAACAGGCGGAGGAGTTCGCCATCGATCTGGCCGACGGCAAGTGA